From the genome of Rhodothermales bacterium:
AGCAGGTCCTGCATCTTGTACGCTCGCTTCAAAACGTCCCCAGCGGCGACGCTGAGGCTCGTCTCCCATCGGCCGACATCGGGTAGTTCCAGCATGAGGCGGTGCTCCCCGGGCCATAACACGATCGGCGTTTCGAGTGGGGTGTCATCAACGTAGTTCCCATTGATGTAGACCTTCGCCCAGGGGATGACATCGAGTTCGAGTGTCCCCACCAGTCGCCAGAGGGATACATTCATCGTATCCGTCTGGCCAGGCGCCAGGGTAACCGTGGCGTCATAGGGTGGGAACGATGGATGACTCAGCCGAATGCGGTACGCGCCCGCCGGCCGCTCGATCGTTCGCACCGGCGGCACCGTCCCGAGGGAGTCGTTTTCGATGATGGCCTCGCAATAAGGGGTGCAGAAAATCGAGAGCTTCGCCAGCGAAGGGGAGGGCGGCAGAACAGAACTGGCTTCGGTCGTATCCGCCGGCGCCGTTGTGAGATCGAGGCCCGTCACGCCTACAGAATCCGAATCCGTGTCCGGCAGACGCACATCCGTCTCCGCGTCTCCACGCGCAGGGCGTTGCAACACCACCAGAGGCTCGGGCAAGGCAGCGCCCAGGGATACGACGGTATCACCGTCGGGGAAGATTGCCGTTGAATCCTCTACAGGAGAAAGGGCGGCGGCCACTGGAGGCTCTGCAACAGGCTCGTCGTTCCTTACCGCCCAGAGCGTCGCGGTCACCAGAAACAGGGCAACACCGAGCCATGCCGCATACACCAGCCGACGCGGAGCGCGGGCCACCCCGCGCTCGATCGTCGCAGCGGCAGGCCTACGGGTTGGGACACGGGCCGCCGCGACCACGAGCGGCGTGTTCAGACGAGCGGCAACCTCCTCCGGTTGTTCAAGAAAAGCCTTGAGATCCGCGGCGCCAGCCGGGTGAACGGCTGATTTCAGGTCTAGCAGATCCCCGGCCAGTTCGTGGGCGCTGGCGTACCGATTCTCCGGCGATTTCGCGAGCAGACGGCCACACATGGCTTTCATACCGTCCGGCACGTACGGATTGGCCTCCAGCACCCGCACCGGATCGTACTGCAACACGGCATCGATCACGCCGCTGGCGTCCCTGCCGGCAAAGGCCGATTGGCCAGCGAGCATTTCGAAAAACGTGGCGCCGAGTGAAAACAGGTCCGACGCGGCCGTAGGCACCGGGTCCATCAGGTACTCCGGCGCCATATAGGCCAGAGTCCCCCGGATTTCCGATTTCCCCACCCCGCCCTGATCGAGAGACGCCATCCCGAAGTCGGCGATCTTGACCTGACCCTCGTGGGAGAGCAGGATATTCGCTGGTTTCAGATCGCGGTGAAAGATGCCCTCCGCGTGCGCTGCCTCGAGTCCGGCTACAACCGCCGAGAGGATATACAGCGCCAGGGCCGGCGGCAACCGGTGGTCGGAAAGCAGGGCGGCGAGAGACATCCCCTCGATGTATTCGGCTGTAAAATAGGCGCCGTTCGGCGAACGGCCGAAGCCGTAGACGCTTACTACGTTCGGGTGTTGGATACGCGCCATCAGGCGCGCCTCTTCCTCGAAGCGCGCCGTCAGGTCTTCGTCGTGTCGCGCATCGGGGTTGATGACCTTGAGCAGGACAAACCGATCCAGCGACGCCTGGTACGCCTTGTACACGACCGTCCATGCGCTCCGGGAGAGTTCCAGGAAGGGCTTGACGTCCGTCAGGAAATCGGTAGGTCCCATTCTTTAAGCCGATTATGGATCCAGCCGCGCGAAACGCCCAGCCGGCGGGCCGTTTCGGATACGTTGCCCTCGCAGGCCTTCATCGCCTCCTCGACGACGCGCCGCTCGATGTCCGCGAGGGTCTGCCCCTCGTTGAGCATCTCATGATACGACCGTTTCAGCGGCTTGTCGCCCACGGGCAGGTTCATATCATCCACCCCCACAACATCACCCATCGTCATCACGACGGCACGCTCGATTGTGTTCTGCAGTTCGCGTACGTTGCCGGGCCAGGCATGGGCGCGCATCGCATCGATGGCTTCCGTCGTGAACCCTTTGATGTGCTCGCGCCGGCCGACGGCGTATTTGTCCAGGAAGAAATTCGCAAGCAGGGGGATGTCCATACCCCGATCCCGTAGAGGCGGCGTTGCGAGAGTGATCGTGTTCAGCCGGTAAAAAAGATCCTCTCGGAACGAGCCGTCCTTGATGAGTTGCATCACCGGTTTGT
Proteins encoded in this window:
- a CDS encoding serine/threonine-protein kinase: MGPTDFLTDVKPFLELSRSAWTVVYKAYQASLDRFVLLKVINPDARHDEDLTARFEEEARLMARIQHPNVVSVYGFGRSPNGAYFTAEYIEGMSLAALLSDHRLPPALALYILSAVVAGLEAAHAEGIFHRDLKPANILLSHEGQVKIADFGMASLDQGGVGKSEIRGTLAYMAPEYLMDPVPTAASDLFSLGATFFEMLAGQSAFAGRDASGVIDAVLQYDPVRVLEANPYVPDGMKAMCGRLLAKSPENRYASAHELAGDLLDLKSAVHPAGAADLKAFLEQPEEVAARLNTPLVVAAARVPTRRPAAATIERGVARAPRRLVYAAWLGVALFLVTATLWAVRNDEPVAEPPVAAALSPVEDSTAIFPDGDTVVSLGAALPEPLVVLQRPARGDAETDVRLPDTDSDSVGVTGLDLTTAPADTTEASSVLPPSPSLAKLSIFCTPYCEAIIENDSLGTVPPVRTIERPAGAYRIRLSHPSFPPYDATVTLAPGQTDTMNVSLWRLVGTLELDVIPWAKVYINGNYVDDTPLETPIVLWPGEHRLMLELPDVGRWETSLSVAAGDVLKRAYKMQDLLGQ